A window of Candidatus Poribacteria bacterium genomic DNA:
GCTGTGCTACATTTCCAGGAAGATCTTCTGCGTCAAGCTGGACAAACACCGCTCCTCCATTTTTTGGATGCTGACTTTCACGATAATCTTAGCCGGGCAACCCAAGGTTTCAGTGATCGCGTTGTCAGTTGGTTTCAGAGTGTTCTGGCAAATATCCATAGTGTTGCAGGCGTGTGCGGACTGTTGGGCGCGGTCCTCATTCTAAGTCGTAATATATGGTGTATGATCGCTTTGCTCGTCAGTTCCGCCATCATTCTCTTCACAAGGAAGCCCATTGCAAGGCTTGAACTCGAACGAGACCGCGCAGCAGCACGTCCTAACCGAACACAGACAGCATGGGCAGCTCGACTCTACCAACGGGTCAGCAGCCCAGAGGTGCGTCTCTTTACACTCCAACAGTGGCTGCTTTCAAAATGGGAAAACGCATATCATACGCTCGCTACGGTGGAAATAGGATCCCTGAAAAGGAAAACCGCTTGGAACGCACTTGCCAACCTCAGTTCTATCCTCGGATATTGCGTGATCGTTTTCATCGCAGCCCGAACTGCACATAGTGGAGATCCTGAAAAAATTGCCGGTATCTTCACTGGCTTAATTGCCGCCGCCGCTGGCTTACAAGGATTTCTCTCATATATGGCACACTCTATGGGAAATCTCGCCGAACAGAGCGGCATCTTACGTGACCTGGCGACACTGTTCACAACGCAATCTACGAAAGAGGAAAGCGTTTCTGATACGATGGAGAAACCTCAGGAGGGTCAGGGGCAACCACAAGGGATGCCCCTACTCGCCGCAGAAGCGAGAGAGATGACAGTTGCCATGAACGATCTCTCGTTCCAATACCCGCGCGCAGTGACGCAAACCCTCAAAGAGATTACCGCAAAAATCACACCCGGTGAAACCGTCGCGCTCGTTGGAAAAAATGGCGCAGGAAAGACAACACTCGCAAACATATTACTCGGTCTGTACGCGCCAGATAGTGGGACACTCACATTTTCACAGAGGGCACAGAACGGTATGACTTCCGAAAAACCTACAGCAAGTGCTGTCTTTCAAGACTTCACAAAGTTCCTACTGCCCGTCAGAGACAACATTGGCTTCGCTGACCTGAATCGCATGCAAGACGACAACCGTATGCGGCACACACTCGACAGAGCAGGCTCCACTTTCTCACAAGAACTCGATACTTGGCTCGGACATGAATTCGGCGGACGTGATGTGTCTGGTGGAGAATGGCTGCGCCTCGCCGTTGCGCGTGGACTTTTCCGACAGAGCCAATTTGTTGTGTTTGATGAACCCACTGCCGCCATCGACCCAGTCGCTGAAGTTGAAATGATCCGAGAACTGCTCACCAAAGACGAATCGCGTACCACCCTTGTCATCTCACATCGGCTTGGGGTCGCCCGCCTCTGCGACAGAATCCTTGTTTTAGATGAAGGACAACTCGTTGAAGACGGCACACATGAAGAGTTACTTGCTATGAACGGGTTATACGCCGAAATGTGGAACGCACAAGCGTCATGGTATGCTTAGACACAGAAATTCAATACAATTGTTGGTTCTAAAAATAGGCTTCTCGTTTTATAGAGAATGGCAGCCCAGCGAATGCGCGTGTGGGATTCCCAAAAAACCCTCTCCACGAAAGGCAAGCTTCCCTAAGCTAAAACGTGTCTTCGGCGTAAGACTTCTACCAATTTAAGATTCATGCAATCTTTTCGCGCTAAAATTGTATCTATAATAGTTGAGAAGAAAGAACACCCTTCTTTTTCAGAATTATGCCTACTTTTTTTGAATAGTTCGCGTCACTTATAGTGAATTGATAGAGTGCTTCTTTTTTTCATCAGACTTATGTTTCTGATATTGAAACTATATCCCTTTAATACACAACAACAACAAATCTAATCGAAAATCAGTATACAAAGATTTCACTATAGTTTGGAGGATGAAATGCGTATAGTCGAGGCGGTATCTGTCGGAATCTCTGCGATTCGTAGTAACAAAATGCGTTCATTATTAACCATGCTTGGTATTATCATCGGTGTCGCTTCGGTATTAGCAATGATAGCGATTGGTGATGGTGCCAAGGAAATTGTCCGGCAAGATGCACAGAAATTAGGTGGTGCAAATCAGTTCTTCGTGTACCGTATGTGGTACAAACGCGTAAACAACCGGTGGGTCCGTAATCGTAGCAGCGAGTACCTGAAATACGAAGATGTGTTGGCAATGGAGGCAGAATGTCCAACTGTTCGCGCTGCCACGCCACAAATCTGGAACTGGGGTGGTGTGCTCATCCAAGCTTCAGGTGGCTCTGAAACCCGTGCAGGCTGGAACGGCGTAGATGCCAACTATAACACCGCAATGGACTGGAACGTTAAAGACGGACGTTTTATTTCAGATGAAGAGGTCAGAAACGCATCAAAAGTCTGTGTGCTTGGGGATGAGGTTGCAACCGCCCTGTTCGGTGATAGATCACCGTTGGGGCAGGAAATTAAAATCGCACGAGACAGCGAATATCACAACCGTTGGGGACAAAAAGAGGGGAGACGATCCACGGAACGCTTCACGGTTATTGGCACATTCGTGCCGAGAGGTACAAGTCTCCGGTTCGGTGTTAGTTTCGATAATCTTGTCTTCATTCCTGTATCAACCATTCAGGAACGCTTCACAGGCAATGACCAGATTCCGCGTATCACGGTCTATGCACATACCGTTGACGATGTGCCACAGGCAGTTGAAGAGGTAAAAACCGTCATCCGGAAACGGCATAGAAATCAAGACGATTTCATCGAGATCTTTGAGATGCAAGCCGGTATGGCACAATTAGATAAAATCAGTAAAATCATAAAAATTACCTTAGGCAGCATCGCCGGATTCTCGCTCCTCGTCGGCGGCATCGGGATTATGAACATGATGTTAGTCGCTGTTACCGAACGCACTCGTGAAATTGGGCTTCGGAAGGCACTCGGTGCGAAACGGTTGGATATTCTACTGCAATTTCTAATAGAGTCAGTGATCCTATGTGGTGTCGGCGGTGCAATCGGCGTTGGGTTGGGCATTCTCGCCGGTGAAGGGATGGCACTGCTCGCTGTCAAAATCGTCAAAATTGTTCCCGAATGGCCCGCAGTTGTCTCCCCACAATGGATATTGATTTCTGTATCGGTTTCAGCGATAATCGGCATCTCCTTTGGTCTGTATCCCGCGCTAAAGGCATCGTCCCTTTCTCCCATTGAAGCTCTGCGCAAAGATTAGAATTTAGAACGACAAAGATATTTATGGTGAAATCTAAAAATAATAGATCTCTTGTAGGGGCACCCCTTGTGGGTGCCCGCATACTTTTTTACCCTTCCCTGAAAAAGCCCTTCTTTAACGCCAGTTTGAAAAAAGTCCGAGAAGTCAAGACCAAAGCACATTCAACAAAAAAGTCTCGATTTTTACGGAGTTAACCCCCTAAATCCCCCTTATCAGGGGGACTTTAAGAGGAAATGCGTCTGTCCTAAGTATTTATCAAACTCACGTTTCTTTAGGTTCAAATCTAATTGAGAACCTCTATCCACAAGTACATGGCAAAATACAATCAACCCAGAAAGAACACACAAAACAGCGTGAAATCTGGGTTGAGTTAAAAATGGAATTCGGTTAAAATATGTATAGGTAGAAAACGAGAGGTATTATCGGCTTCCTTTCAAACCTTTCAAAGGTGTTTTTTCGCTTCTTTTGCAGAATTATGCACACTTTTTTTTCGTAGTTCGCGTCACTATAGTGAAGTGAATTGATAAAGTGCTTCTTTGCGATTTGTAACCGAAACATGGAAATCGCATCAGCTCCTTTGATGAAAACAGTCTTTCTGGAGATATTTGATGAAAAACGACGATGTTGTGTTGATCCAACGCATTCTTGCGGGTGATGAGACCGCCTTTGCAAGTCTGGTGAGAAAGTACCAGAAACAGGTCCACACGCTTGCATGGCGGAAAATTCGGGATTTCCATATCGCTGAAGATATTACGCAGGAGACCTTTCTGCAAGCCTATCAGAAATTGGAAACCTTGGAAGACCCGACACGGTTTCCAAGATGGCTTTATGTGATTGCAGATCGGCTCTGTATTGCGTGGCTCCGAAAAAACCAGCGACAAACCGAACCTCTGGAAGAAGCCGACCTCTCAGGAATAGAGACAGAAGCATATTCCAGATTTGTCGCAACAGAGCACGCCGAAATTTTTGCTGAAGCGCGACGCGACCTGGTCGAAAAGCTGCTTGCGAAGTTGAAGGAAAACAACCGAACAGTCATCACGCTTCATTACCTTGAAGGCATGACTTATGCAGAAATCGTTAACTTCTTAGGTGTACCAGAAAACACGATTAGGAGTCGTCTCCGCCGCGCCCGGCAACAACTAAAGAAGTATGAATTCATGATTCAAGAAGCGTTAGATATCACAATTGAAGCGGAACATCACTCCCAAAAACATTTGAACGGAGATTTCAGAATGAAATTAACCTTTGAAAGAGATAACCTTTTGTCCTCTCTACAAGTGCTGCAGGGTGTCGCGAGTGAGCAGAATACGCCGCCTATTCTCATCCACGCCGAGGGAAGCACGATTGAATGTATGGCGACGGACATGGAAATCGGCATCAGAATGAAAGTTGACGGGACAGTCAAAGAAGCGGGTACAATCCTTATCCCCGCCGAAAAATTGGCGGATATTGTTAAAGGATGGCCCACTGAAAAACCGATAGACTTGACAACTACGACAAACAATCGGATTGAAATCACTTCTGGAAATGGCATTCACAAAACGGTCAAACTCGCCGATGAAGAATTCCCACAACTCCCTTCCATTGACGAGGCAGCATTCGCTATTGATGGAAAAACCCTGCGGTCTGTTCTTCATAAAACTGAATTTGCTGCGCCTGCAAAGAAAGCCAGACAAGCATGCCTAAACGGACTCTATTTTAACCTGCTTGAGGACAGAACCGAGATCGTTGCAGCCGATGGTATACAACTTGCCGTCGCACATTGTGAACCCCTTAAATTATCCCAAGAAAGCGATGGATTCATCGTCCCACTCAAAGCCGTCAAAGAGATTGAACGAACCTTTGCTAACGCCCCAGAGATAAAAATCTCACGCATTGAGAACCAGATTCTCTTTGCGGATGAGCGCGCTACGGTGACGACGCGATTGGTAGACGCTGAATATCCGCCGTATGAGAAACTCATTCCGGTGTCTCCTAAAGTGCGGACAGTTGTGCCGAAAGCGTCTATTGTGCATGCAATGGATAAAATTTTGTCGCGCGCAAATCCGGAACACTCTCGGATCTGTTTAGAAATAGATGAACAGCAGATTCGGATCTCGGCGAAGACCTCTGAGACAGATGAAATATATGAGACATTAGCGGTCGAGTCCAGCACTGGGAGCATCCGTATCGGTCTGAATGCTCAGCTGCTCATAGAGATACTCTTGCACATTGAAACGGAGTCTCTCGCACTAGAGTTCTCGAGTGGGTTGCAACCTGTCACTGTTAAACCGGTTGGGGCGGAAGGACATATCTGTCTCATCTGCCAGATGAACTTAGAATCCTAAGCATCAAGGAATCCCTCACTACCGCTGGCGAGGATTGTATCCTCGCCTCAAACCTCCATCGCCGCTGGCGCGGGTGTTTTTGCGGATTTCCGCTAGTATCCTCGCCTTCCCACAATTAAACACTATGTGGAGAACTTTAATGACCCCTGAAATCGCTTTACAAAAACGAGAGCAAATGATTCGCGATGGTTTCTGTGTCATCAACAACATTCTCACAGACGAATTTCTGCTGGCACTTCAAGACGAATCAGAACAACTTCTCGCTAATTATGTGCCACCAGAACACACCAGATACCATGGGCATCATCTACAAGTTACAAGCAAAGACAATACGCTCGTTCAGAAACTATTAGAATGGCACCCTACGCTCAATGCATTAGAAGAAATGGGGTTTGGCGATTTCACAGTCCCCGTAGGTATCACGATTCTGACGAAAGATCTAGGCGCACCGCCACTCTATTGGCATCAAGATTGGTACTATTGGAACGATCCAATTAGTTGCGCGCCTTGGCCCCAACATATCTTTATGAAATATTATCTCACCGATACAACACCAGAAAACGGCTGTTTAAAGGTTATTCCGCGGACACATCGCAAGCGCATTGATTTACACGACAAACTTCTCCATGCAAGCAAACTCGGTAATGTCCTAAAACCAGGATCAGAATCTAAGGAAAAATATTCTGTGATGTTCAATGACCATCCGGGTCAGGTGGATGTTTGTGTCAAAGCAGGTTCATTGGTGATGCGAGATGCACGCCTTCTACATTCCGTCCGAAAAAACGATACGGACAAACGACGCACAATGCTTCTCGTATGGATTGTCCGCCCAAACACCATTCCAGACTATTGGAGCCACGAAATCCCCGAACCCGTTTTAAATCGAGATGAAACCAAGGACTATCCCAGCTCACAGATCCCCAATGAATTTTTAACTTATAGTAAATCCCATAATTAGTTATACAGTTTTATGATTTGTTCAATAGTTGCTTCAGGGTTGTATTGATACTTTCGCTTAATATTAGCGAAGTCCTTCTCAATAGGGTTCAACTCCGGCGAATACGGCGGTAAAAATAGTAAACTCGCACCCATGCGGCATCCAAGAGATTTTAGCAGTTGAACCGGATGCAAAATTGCCGACAACATGGGGACATCTTAAACGAAAGTACGGTGTGCGCGATGGGTCAAATTGACGTATAAAATCTCATCCCTTTTAAGATTATGCCAATTTGGCAGACGTTCAGTGGAAATTTCCACTATTTCAAGCAATTACTATTGGCATAGATATTGCCTACCATATCAGTAAAATCTGAAAATATGTAGACAGTTATTCGGTGAAAAGCCCTCACCTTCGCTGGCGAGGTTTGTAACCTCGTCCTCATAATGTCGAAATAATTATAAGCTTTACTATAAATGATGTTCCTAACCCTGATACGCCAAGAACTTTTGACCCATCTGATGAGCGCACGTTTTTTTGCTGCGGTCATCATTACACTCTTACTGGTTGTCGCCAATACGTTTGTCTTGATCGGGGCACACGAAGAGCGTCTCGCCGACTATAGCCAGAAAGAAGCAGTGAACCGCGAGACAGTCGCAGCAACACCTGCCTATTCGGTTTTAAAGTTGAAGGTTCAGCGTCCTCCCAATCCCCTGAGTCTCTTTAGTGCCGGCTTAGAGACGCGTTTCGGCAGCGATATTGACATAGCATTTAACAGCGTGCCAGCCCTATCAAATCCCATAGCCGAGGTCAGACCAGACGAGGAATCTCAGTGGAAGTTTGATAGAGTGTCGTCCCTCTCAAGCCCCGGAGCACTCCTCGGTATAAATAACCCATATCTGCTCCTTTTTTCACAGATAGATCTCGTCTTTATCTTTCAAGTTGTGTTGAGCCTGATTGCCCTGCTTTTCGCTTATGATGCCATTGCAGGCGATTGGGAAACCGGCACCTTGCGCTTGGTGCTCTCACACCCTGTCGGGCGCGGGCACGTCCTGCTTGCCAAATATATTGCGGCGATGGTCTGTCTGCTGCTCCCTGTGCTAATGAGTCTGCTGCTCGCCCTGATTCAGTGTTCCTTCGCGCGTTCCCTGCAATTCAGCACAGAGGATTTTCTACGAATTGGCGGTATTGTTTTGACAACTATTGTTTACCTATCGGTTTTCTACCTGATCGGTCTGCTCATTTCCACAACAACCCGCCGGGCTGCCACGTCCTTGATGCTCTGTATGTTCCTGTGGGTCGTTTTGGTGCTTGTCTATCCAAACTGGAGCCGGTTTGCCCTGAACCCGGTGGACGACATGCGTGCAGAGAAGTTATCCGCTAACCAGCAGATAGCACAGATTCGGGAAGAGGCAGATCGAGAACAGAAGCGGTTCTTGGTGAACAGTCCACTTAAGGGAGACCCTCCAATATTTTTCGATACATTTACAGGTACCGACTTCTATAAAGGCGGGGCGTGGTATCTCGGAGATTTTCCTCGGGTTCACATCGAAATCGAATTGAAAAATACTGCGGATCCCTTGGTAACACACTTGCGCCGTTATTATGAATTTGCCGCGACACTGCAAATCCAGAATGCCGAAAAGGTGTACTTAGTTGGGAAGCAACTGATGGCACAGACATCCCTCCAGCAAGCACACTGGGATGAACGACTCATGAAACTTAGTCCGGTGAGTCTGTACACGTTCGCAACCGCCGCGTGGGCAGGTACCGATTTAGACAGCATGACCGACTATATCCGAGCCGCACAGATATACCGGCGTACCCTCATTGACGCTTTTCATGAGAGAGATGTCTTCGCGAGTCTGCAGTGGTTTTCAACAAATCAAGGCACCGTAGACTGGTCGATTCTGCCTGACTTTCGTTTTGAGCATGCAGATGTCAGCATCAACGCACAGCGCGCCCTACCGGAATTACTTTTGCTGGTCTTCATCAACCTCGTCCTATTCATGATAACATTTCTGGTCTTCATCAAAATTGAAGTATAGGACAGTTATCAGTTGTCAGTCGTCAGTTAAGAGATGTTTTGATTAAGTCAAAACCCTCTTTTAACGGATAACCGATGACTGATAACTGAAAATTAACGGATGACTTCTTAACTGAAAACTGAAAACTGAGAACCGAGAACTAATAAAATGATTTGGCATATTGTTACACGTGAACTTTTGGATCATCTCACGAGTCTCCGCTTCGCCTTAACCACGCTTATCCTCGTAGCGTTAATGGTCACCAACGCCGTTGTGCATCTTCAGACACATCCTGAACGCATTCGGAAATATTCTGAGAACGTTAGTGCATCCCACACCGAGTTGAAATCCCGCACACAGTTATATGCGCTGCTACAAAAGGGTCCGGGTAAACTATACAAACGACCTTCATCGCTCACCTTCATTGCCGATGGAGGGGACGCGTTTTTGCCAAGCAAAACCATGAGTGCCGGTTCCTGGAGACTCTACGGGTCCGCCAGCATTTGGGCAATGGGCGTTCCACGTCTGAATATGGAGGCGATCAGCAATCACCGCCCGACCGCCGTGGTGATTGATTGGGTCTTTATCATCACCTATCTGCTCTCCTTCATTCCGCTCCTCTTTACCTTTGATGCACTCTCAGGGGAACGAGAACGAGGGACGCTACGGCTATGTCTCGCAAATCCCATCTCGCGTCCTGCTTTGTTAGTGGGTAAATTCCTTGGCTCGCTGACCGCAGTCCTCATCCCTTTCTATTTCGCTGTGTTGTTCAATCTCGCCATCATTTCCACCGAGAATTGGACGCAGCTCAGTGGGACAGACTGGGGACGTGTAGGGCTCATCGTCCTGATTGCTTCTTGCTATGCTGGCATCTTCATTGCAGTTGGACTTATCGTCTCCGCGATGACACGAGAAAGCAGGTTAAGTCTCGTTGTCCTATTGCTAATTTGGGTGACCGCCGTAGTGTTTATGCCCTCAACCCTCGGCACTCTCTCAACAAAATGGATGCCCTCTGTCCAAACGCACCATCAATTTCGGATGGCAAAAGGGACCGCCTTCGACCAAATTTTAAGCGATTTCCTCAATAAAAAGGAAACTTTAAAAGAACGCCGTCAATCAGCAGGCACCTCTCAGGAAGAAGTTGCAGAGGTAGACACTTCAGAATTAGAGATCCAGCGCGAGTTCGTTAGCAAAGACATGGAAACACGGGAGCGGCTGAGCCGCCAGCATCTCGCTGCACAAAGCGCGCAAGTCCTCCACGCAAGACGAATAACTCGATGCTCCCCTGCAGCGGTTGTCCAATACGCCCTTGAATCCATGGCAGGTACAGGCTTTAATCGCCATTTGCAATTCTTAGAAAATTGTCATCTTCATATCCGTCAGTTCCGAGACTTTACCGTTGAAATGGATAGAGCAGATCCAGAAAGCCTTCACTTCATCGGCATCCCGAAAGGCATGTCAGAAAAGCCTGTCTCACCAGAGGCTATCCCGATGTTTGAGGATAAGTTAACTTTTCAAGATACACTCAATTCGGCTATAATGGATATACTGTTGCTCATTTTACTACTCGGTATATTTCTTTCAGGTGCCTTCCTCGTCTTCCTACGTTCAGAGGTATAAGGTACAGCGAAAAATCAGGTAATTTTACTTTTTTAAACCGCCCCCCGAAAAAGCCCACTCTTTAAGTTAAAATCTAATTGAGGACTATCTATGCGATCAGATATATCAATCCACACCACTCTGAAAGATGAAGAGCTCATCCAACTTGTACAAATGGGGAATGAGTCAGCATTTACAGAACTGATGTCGCGTTATAGTCCACGCATCTGGAAAGTGATTATCGCAAATTCGAGACAACGCCGCGATGCCGAAGAAATTCTCATGGATGTCTGGAAATCCGTCTGGGAAAATATCAGTGGACTGCGGAGTGTTGAAAGTTTCGGTGGATGGCTGCATCGCATCGCTTACAACGCTTGCAAGCGGTATTACGCTTCACTGCCTCATTCAACAGACGAGATGCCGTATAGTTACGCTGACTTAACCGATCAGATCGATCGGGACGCGGTTGCGCGTTTCTGGGAAACAGAACTCCACGATGCTGTGAGAGAAGCAGTGCATCACCTGCCAGATAAAGTACGCCGCGTTGCGGTCCTATACTATCTGGAATTGTGGAGCGTCAACGAGATCCATGCTGAACTCGGATTAGCGATAGGCACAATCAAGACGAAATTAAGACAGACACGCGAACTTCTCCGCAAGGAGTTTGATGTCGAACTTGAAAGAGGGAGAACCATGTCATCTAAACAGGAAAAATCCAAACACATCCAACCCAGAATCAAGGTTATTGGGGTCGGTAGCGCGGGCGGCAACGCCGTCAAACGAATGATTGAAGCCGGTTTGACGGACATCGAATTTTATGCTGTGAATACAGACAAGGAAACACTCGACAAGCACCATGAAGCAACACCGGTGCAGATCGGTGCTAACACCACCCAAGGGCTGGGTTGTGGCGCGAACCCAGAAATAGGTAGAAGGGCAGCTGAGGAAGACAGGGAAAAACTCCACAGCCTCGTAGCAGATGCGGATATCGTTTTTATTATAGCCGGTATGGCGGGGGGAACAGGCGCGGGTGCTTCGCCGCTGATTGCTTCCCTCGCTCGAGAACAGGGTGCTTTAGCCGTAGGCGTTGTGGCACAGCCGTTCAATTTTGAAGGTCAACTTCGCAGTAAAAAAGCAGAACAAGGCTTACAAGAACTTCAGAGAAATGCTGATTCCGTTGTGGTGGTATGGAACCAACAATTACTTGATTCAATAGAGAAGAAGCAGAAACTATCAATCACAATACGTGAGGCATTCCATCTCAGTGATGAAATGCTGTGCCGCAACGTTGAAAGAAGCATCTCGGAATTTCATGCCAGCACCCTGTCCTGAGCTACCTAACGCTCTCAGGTAGCACCAGAAAACACTTTTTCACCCCTTTTTATTGTAAAATCCGTAATTACTTATACACCAACACAAGGGCGAGGATACAATCCTCGCCAGCGACAGTGGGCTGTTGTTCCCTGACGAACTGTAAACATATTTTTGGATTTTACTATAAACGTGAATTCGACATAAGAAAAGGAAAGGCGAAATAATGCATACTGAAATGTTAAGAAGTATTGAAGACATCCTATCAATCGAACTACTCACGCTATTTGATCCAATTGCCGTTTCACCAGATGGGACACAACTTGCTGTTGCTGTCCAAAGTTATTCCAGAAAACGCGTAGGAACTGGAATCGATGGTTATATTCCAACAGGCTTACTTGACTTACAGGAAGGCAGTGAAATTTGGCTTGTCAATGTTCAAAGTGGCGAATCTCGGAACCTCACACCGAACTGGGGAACAAGTTACTGCCCTGCTTGGTCACCAGATGGGAAAACATTGGCTTTTTATTCGGATAAGCACGAAACAGCCCAACTGTGGATATGGGAAGTCGGCGAAGATGAACCACAACTCGCAAGTGATGTCATGATTCGACCTTTTTTGGCGTTCACACCCTCACCGCTCTGGACACCTGATGGAACGCGTATCATCGTTAGGCTGCATGCAGAAACAGAGATAGGCGAAGAACCACCGCCAGACGAAGAAAAGACATCAGTGACAGTCTTTGAGAGTCCGATTGCTGGACAATCGGAAAATGCATTCCGACCGCGACGAACTGCATGGTTTGATGCGCGGTATCGCGCAGACATTGGCATAATAACGGTTGCCACAGGGGAAGTCCAAACGTTAGCGCACGGATTCTATCCATCCGGTATTCGCGTCGCCCCAGATGGAAGTGCCGCGGCGTTTATGAGTTTTCAAGGAATAGAAAGTAACTCGCAACTATTTTACGACCTCTATCTTTCGCCTCTGAATGGTGGACCCCCGAAATTACTTGCTGACTCGCTTAAATTTAGTTGGGGACTTTCGTTCACTTGGTCGCCAGATGGACGCTACATTGCGTACATGACAGAAAACAAAGAGGCAAAAGATGAACTTTTCCTTATTTCGACAACTGACGGTAGCCAACTGAATCTCACTCAAGACACCGACATTGAACTGACAAATGGGTCGCATCCCCCTTTATCGCCTTTATGGAGTTCAGATAGCAAACACCTATTCTGGGTTGCGCGAGGCGATCTCTGGCGAATCTCTGTCGCCGATAAAACTATTGAGAAACTCACAGATGGATTTGACCGTCACGTTGTCCGGATTGTTCGTTGTGCCCAAGCAGACACCGCCTGGGCACCGGACAACGCTGAAGTGATATACATTCATACAGTACACTTTAAAAGTGCTCAGTCCGGTTTTCATCGCGTCAACCTGAAAACGCGCGAAATCACACA
This region includes:
- a CDS encoding ABC transporter permease subunit; this translates as MIWHIVTRELLDHLTSLRFALTTLILVALMVTNAVVHLQTHPERIRKYSENVSASHTELKSRTQLYALLQKGPGKLYKRPSSLTFIADGGDAFLPSKTMSAGSWRLYGSASIWAMGVPRLNMEAISNHRPTAVVIDWVFIITYLLSFIPLLFTFDALSGERERGTLRLCLANPISRPALLVGKFLGSLTAVLIPFYFAVLFNLAIISTENWTQLSGTDWGRVGLIVLIASCYAGIFIAVGLIVSAMTRESRLSLVVLLLIWVTAVVFMPSTLGTLSTKWMPSVQTHHQFRMAKGTAFDQILSDFLNKKETLKERRQSAGTSQEEVAEVDTSELEIQREFVSKDMETRERLSRQHLAAQSAQVLHARRITRCSPAAVVQYALESMAGTGFNRHLQFLENCHLHIRQFRDFTVEMDRADPESLHFIGIPKGMSEKPVSPEAIPMFEDKLTFQDTLNSAIMDILLLILLLGIFLSGAFLVFLRSEV
- a CDS encoding prolyl oligopeptidase family serine peptidase, which gives rise to MHTEMLRSIEDILSIELLTLFDPIAVSPDGTQLAVAVQSYSRKRVGTGIDGYIPTGLLDLQEGSEIWLVNVQSGESRNLTPNWGTSYCPAWSPDGKTLAFYSDKHETAQLWIWEVGEDEPQLASDVMIRPFLAFTPSPLWTPDGTRIIVRLHAETEIGEEPPPDEEKTSVTVFESPIAGQSENAFRPRRTAWFDARYRADIGIITVATGEVQTLAHGFYPSGIRVAPDGSAAAFMSFQGIESNSQLFYDLYLSPLNGGPPKLLADSLKFSWGLSFTWSPDGRYIAYMTENKEAKDELFLISTTDGSQLNLTQDTDIELTNGSHPPLSPLWSSDSKHLFWVARGDLWRISVADKTIEKLTDGFDRHVVRIVRCAQADTAWAPDNAEVIYIHTVHFKSAQSGFHRVNLKTREITQLVEEKRNYNPMGRNMDVAPQTGNIFYSIEDVRHPPDVWVADANFQNPRQLTQLNPNIETDPLGTSQIVTWQTPSGKNLRGALLLPPDYVEGKRYPLITQVYGGKFLSYQFNDFGTDHHGGNFLLTNQGYAVFLPDTPMETNAPVQELAEMVLSGIDTLIDIGIADPNRLGIMGHSYGGYCVNALITQTPRFAAAVSSAGCGNLISSYGHLTEDGDSMWIHWTESGQAKMGGSLWEFRDRYIENSPIFFLDKVETPLLLVVGALDVPAVPQSGEMFSGLRRLGKKAVLARYEGEGHSQATSWRYPNIFDYWQRVLSWFDEHFPEDDILT
- a CDS encoding sigma-70 family RNA polymerase sigma factor, which translates into the protein MRSDISIHTTLKDEELIQLVQMGNESAFTELMSRYSPRIWKVIIANSRQRRDAEEILMDVWKSVWENISGLRSVESFGGWLHRIAYNACKRYYASLPHSTDEMPYSYADLTDQIDRDAVARFWETELHDAVREAVHHLPDKVRRVAVLYYLELWSVNEIHAELGLAIGTIKTKLRQTRELLRKEFDVELERGRTMSSKQEKSKHIQPRIKVIGVGSAGGNAVKRMIEAGLTDIEFYAVNTDKETLDKHHEATPVQIGANTTQGLGCGANPEIGRRAAEEDREKLHSLVADADIVFIIAGMAGGTGAGASPLIASLAREQGALAVGVVAQPFNFEGQLRSKKAEQGLQELQRNADSVVVVWNQQLLDSIEKKQKLSITIREAFHLSDEMLCRNVERSISEFHASTLS